Proteins encoded together in one Juglans regia cultivar Chandler chromosome 9, Walnut 2.0, whole genome shotgun sequence window:
- the LOC109011471 gene encoding uncharacterized protein LOC109011471, producing MTVCQYAAKFAELSCFAPYLIPNEEKKARKFEEGLNYQIYEQVMVLQIQSFSELVHKAILVEQNIKRGVELQETRKRTTPQGSSSMEQGPGKKRNEGSNSGQKRMQGFQSNNLCNFCNNAHMGECRKEIRTCFRFGKSRHFIKDCPLLLSDNRKPSPPPVSQQTSQGNNQCRMGPARVFALTSEGAEDDNNAITGTSLFFFSLKALCLS from the coding sequence atgacagtatgccagtatgctgcaaaatTTGCAGAGTTATCATGCTTCGCCCCATATTTGATCCCGAATGAAGAGAAGAAGGCCAGGAAGTTTGAAGAAGGCCTGAATTACCAAATATATGAACAGGTAATGGTCTTGCAGATTCAGAGTTTTTCGGAGTTAGTGCACAAGGCAATTTtagtagaacaaaatattaagaGGGGTGTGGAATtgcaagaaacaagaaagagaaCTACTCCACAAGGATCCTCGAGTATGGAACAAGGGccagggaagaagagaaatgaagggAGCAACTCAGGTCAAAAGCGAATGCAAGGATTTCAATCGAATAACCTCTGCAATTTTTGTAATAATGCACACATGGGAGAGTGCAGGAAAGAAATAAGGACGTGTTTTCGATTTGGAAAGTCCAGACATTTTATCAAGGATTGTCCTTTGCTTCTGTCGGATAACAGGAAGCCTAGCCCACCTCCAGTTTCCCAACAAACAAGTCAAGGAAATAATCAATGTAGAATGGGACCAGCCCGAGTGTTTGCATTGACATCTGAAGGTGCGGAGGACGACAACAATGCAATCACAGGtacctcactcttttttttctccttgaaaGCTTTATGTCTTAGCTGA